From Gemmatimonadales bacterium, a single genomic window includes:
- a CDS encoding cupin domain-containing protein has translation MNHKAAKGNQMSTYFTQLSEHTAFAEAKFTKADLAQGAHLFAGLNCFEPGQSQAVHAHAGADKFYLVLEGKARMRVGSEEIDAEAGTLVWAPAGVPHGVVEALERSVMLVGMSR, from the coding sequence ATGAATCACAAGGCTGCCAAAGGGAACCAGATGAGCACCTATTTCACTCAGCTGTCGGAACATACGGCCTTTGCCGAGGCCAAATTCACCAAGGCGGACCTGGCGCAGGGGGCCCACCTCTTCGCCGGGCTCAACTGCTTCGAACCGGGGCAGTCGCAGGCGGTCCACGCCCATGCGGGCGCCGATAAATTTTACCTCGTGCTGGAGGGAAAGGCGAGGATGCGGGTGGGCAGCGAGGAGATCGATGCGGAGGCGGGAACGCTGGTGTGGGCGCCGGCGGGCGTCCCGCACGGGGTCGTGGAAGCGCTGGAACGCTCGGTGATGCTGGTGGGGATGTCGCGCTAG
- a CDS encoding MBL fold metallo-hydrolase has protein sequence MPDPVVVSIPNGQFMQNCYLVADPATGAAAMIDPGEESGRIMAEVERRGWTLEAIWLTHGHIDHIMGVRDVIDRWPVPIWLHPLDRPLYDNLAPQAQMFGLRCLPAPPPTDEIVPGQPLTLGDIRFDVRFAPGHSPGSVALVGYGRVFGGDVLFNGSIGRTDLPGGDTATLMASIDREFLTLPDSTIVHSGHGPDTTIGVERNTNPFLTGVYRLE, from the coding sequence TTGCCTGATCCGGTCGTCGTCTCCATTCCCAACGGGCAGTTCATGCAGAACTGCTACCTCGTGGCGGATCCGGCCACCGGGGCGGCGGCGATGATTGACCCCGGGGAGGAGAGCGGGCGCATCATGGCGGAGGTGGAGCGACGGGGCTGGACGCTGGAGGCAATCTGGCTCACGCACGGTCATATCGACCACATCATGGGCGTTCGCGACGTGATCGACCGCTGGCCGGTGCCGATCTGGCTCCACCCGCTCGACCGGCCGCTGTATGACAACCTGGCGCCGCAGGCACAGATGTTCGGCTTGCGCTGCCTGCCCGCTCCGCCGCCCACCGACGAGATCGTCCCCGGTCAGCCGCTGACCCTCGGCGACATCCGCTTCGATGTGCGATTCGCGCCCGGGCACTCCCCCGGCAGCGTCGCGCTCGTGGGGTATGGCAGGGTGTTCGGTGGTGATGTGCTCTTCAACGGTTCCATCGGGCGGACCGATCTCCCGGGCGGGGACACCGCAACGCTGATGGCCTCGATCGACCGCGAGTTCCTGACCCTCCCCGACAGTACCATCGTGCATAGCGGCCACGGTCCCGACACCACCATCGGCGTCGAGCGGAACACCAACCCCTTCCTGACCGGGGTCTATCGCCTTGAATAG